In Oreochromis aureus strain Israel breed Guangdong linkage group 20, ZZ_aureus, whole genome shotgun sequence, the following are encoded in one genomic region:
- the klhl17 gene encoding kelch-like protein 17 isoform X2, with protein MMEGGMQLLNRDGHSISHNSKRHYHDSFVSMNRMRQRGLLCDIVLHVSNKEIKAHKVVLASCSPYFHAMFTNEMSESRQTHVTLHDIDPQALEQLVQYAYTAEIVVGEGNVQTLLPAASLLQLNGVRDACCKFLLSQLDPSNCLGIRGFADTHSCSDLLKSAHKYVLQHFVEVSKTEEFMLLPLKQVLDLISSDNLNVPSEEEVYRAVLSWVKHDIDGRRQHVPWLMKCVRLPLLRRDFLMSNVDTELLVRHHSECKDLLIEALKYHLMPEQRGVLSNSRTRPRRCEGASPVLFAVGGGSLFAIHGDCEAYDTRTDRWHMVASMSTRRARVGVAAIGNRLYAVGGYDGTSDLATVESYDPITNSWQPEVSMGTRRSCLGVAVLHGLLYAAGGYDGASCLNSAERYDPLTSTWTSIAAMSTRRRYVRVATLDGSLYAVGGYDSSSHLATVEKYDPQSNTWTPIANMLSRRSSAGVAVLDGMLYVAGGNDGTSCLNSVERFNPKTNTWEGVAAMNIRRSTHDLVAMDGWLYAVGGNDGSSSLNSIEKYNPRSNKWVAASCMFTRRSSVGVAVLELLNFPPPSSPTLSVSSTSL; from the exons ATGATGGAGGGGGGCATGCAGCTGCTTAACCGTGATGGCCACAGCATCTCGCACAACTCAAAGCGCCACTACCACGACTCCTTCGTGTCCATGAACCGGATGCGACAGCGTGGCTTGCTATGCGACATCGTCCTTCATGTCTCCAACAAAGAAATCAAGGCGCACAAAGTGGTGCTGGCGTCCTGCAGTCCATACTTCCACGCTATGTTTACca ATGAGATGTCTGAGAGTCGTCAGACCCACGTGACCCTTCACGACATTGACCCTCAGGCTTTGGAGCAGCTGGTCCAGTATGCCTACACAGCAGAGATTGTGGTCGGGGAAGGAAATGTGCAG ACACTGCTTCCAGCAGCGAGCCTGTTGCAGCTCAATGGGGTGCGGGACGCCTGCTGTAAGTTCCTCCTCAGCCAGCTGGACCCCTCAAACTGCCTGGGCATTCGAGGCTTCGCTGACACACACTCCTGCAGCGACCTGCTCAAGTCAGCGCACAAGTATGTCCTGCAGCACTTTGTGGAGGTGTCCAAGACTGAGGAGTTCATGCTGCTGCCACTGAAACAG GTCCTAGATTTGATCTCCAGTGACAATCTCAATGTGCCATCTGAGGAAGAAGTGTACCGAGCCGTGTTGAGTTGGGTGAAACATGATATAGATGGACGCAGGCAACATGTACCCTGG CTGATGAAGTGCGTGCGGCTGCCATTGTTGAGGCGAGACTTTCTGATGAGCAACGTAGACACGGAGCTGCTGGTGCGTCACCACTCGGAGTGCAAAGACCTGCTAATCGAGGCCCTAAAGTATCACCTGATGCCGGAGCAGAGGGGTGTCCTAAGCAACAGCCGGACGCGTCCACGACGCTGTGAAGGCGCCAGCCCTGTGCTCTTCGCCGTTG GTGGTGGCAGCTTGTTTGCTATCCATGGAGACTGCGAGGCGTACGACACCAGAACAGACCGTTGGCACATGGTGGCGTCCATGTCCACTCGGCGGGCACGGGTGGGAGTGGCAGCAATTGGGAACAGACTATACGCTGTTGGAGG CTATGACGGCACCTCTGACCTTGCAACCGTGGAGTCCTACGACCCTATCACTAACTCCTGGCAACCTGAGGTTTCCATGGGAACACGACGGAGCTGTCTAGGCGTAGCTGTCCTGCATGGCCTGCTGTACGCTGCGGGAGGTTACGATGGAGCTTCCTGTCTCAACAG TGCAGAGAGGTACGACCCTCTGACTAGCACATGGACCTCAATCGCTGCTATGAGCACTCGTAGGAGATATGTTCGAGTAGCAACTCTGG ATGGCAGCTTGTATGCGGTGGGAGGTTATGACAGCTCCTCACATCTCgcaacagtggagaaatatgaCCCCCAG AGCAACACGTGGACCCCCATCGCCAACATGTTAAGTCGACGCAGCAGTGCCGGGGTGGCCGTGCTCGACGGCATGCTCTACGTCGCAGGAGGCAATGATGGCACCAGCTGCCTGAACTCAGTGGAGCGCTTCAACCCCAAGACCAACACCTGGGAAGGAGTTGCCGCCATGAATATACGCAG GAGCACTCATGACCTGGTGGCTATGGATGGCTGGTTATACGCAGTGGGAGGTAATGATGGCAGCTCCAGTCTCAACTCCATTGAAAAGTACAACCCACGCAGCAATAAATGGGTCGCAGCCTCCTGCATGTTCACACGGCGCAGCAGCGTGGGTGTGGCTGTGCTGGAGCTCCTGAACTTCCCGCCACCTTCCTCGCCCACCCTCTCGGTTTCTTCCACCAGCCTTTGA
- the klhl17 gene encoding kelch-like protein 17 isoform X1, whose translation MMEGGMQLLNRDGHSISHNSKRHYHDSFVSMNRMRQRGLLCDIVLHVSNKEIKAHKVVLASCSPYFHAMFTNEMSESRQTHVTLHDIDPQALEQLVQYAYTAEIVVGEGNVQTLLPAASLLQLNGVRDACCKFLLSQLDPSNCLGIRGFADTHSCSDLLKSAHKYVLQHFVEVSKTEEFMLLPLKQVLDLISSDNLNVPSEEEVYRAVLSWVKHDIDGRRQHVPWLMKCVRLPLLRRDFLMSNVDTELLVRHHSECKDLLIEALKYHLMPEQRGVLSNSRTRPRRCEGASPVLFAVGQCASEGGGSLFAIHGDCEAYDTRTDRWHMVASMSTRRARVGVAAIGNRLYAVGGYDGTSDLATVESYDPITNSWQPEVSMGTRRSCLGVAVLHGLLYAAGGYDGASCLNSAERYDPLTSTWTSIAAMSTRRRYVRVATLDGSLYAVGGYDSSSHLATVEKYDPQSNTWTPIANMLSRRSSAGVAVLDGMLYVAGGNDGTSCLNSVERFNPKTNTWEGVAAMNIRRSTHDLVAMDGWLYAVGGNDGSSSLNSIEKYNPRSNKWVAASCMFTRRSSVGVAVLELLNFPPPSSPTLSVSSTSL comes from the exons ATGATGGAGGGGGGCATGCAGCTGCTTAACCGTGATGGCCACAGCATCTCGCACAACTCAAAGCGCCACTACCACGACTCCTTCGTGTCCATGAACCGGATGCGACAGCGTGGCTTGCTATGCGACATCGTCCTTCATGTCTCCAACAAAGAAATCAAGGCGCACAAAGTGGTGCTGGCGTCCTGCAGTCCATACTTCCACGCTATGTTTACca ATGAGATGTCTGAGAGTCGTCAGACCCACGTGACCCTTCACGACATTGACCCTCAGGCTTTGGAGCAGCTGGTCCAGTATGCCTACACAGCAGAGATTGTGGTCGGGGAAGGAAATGTGCAG ACACTGCTTCCAGCAGCGAGCCTGTTGCAGCTCAATGGGGTGCGGGACGCCTGCTGTAAGTTCCTCCTCAGCCAGCTGGACCCCTCAAACTGCCTGGGCATTCGAGGCTTCGCTGACACACACTCCTGCAGCGACCTGCTCAAGTCAGCGCACAAGTATGTCCTGCAGCACTTTGTGGAGGTGTCCAAGACTGAGGAGTTCATGCTGCTGCCACTGAAACAG GTCCTAGATTTGATCTCCAGTGACAATCTCAATGTGCCATCTGAGGAAGAAGTGTACCGAGCCGTGTTGAGTTGGGTGAAACATGATATAGATGGACGCAGGCAACATGTACCCTGG CTGATGAAGTGCGTGCGGCTGCCATTGTTGAGGCGAGACTTTCTGATGAGCAACGTAGACACGGAGCTGCTGGTGCGTCACCACTCGGAGTGCAAAGACCTGCTAATCGAGGCCCTAAAGTATCACCTGATGCCGGAGCAGAGGGGTGTCCTAAGCAACAGCCGGACGCGTCCACGACGCTGTGAAGGCGCCAGCCCTGTGCTCTTCGCCGTTGGTCAGTGTGCATCTGAAG GTGGTGGCAGCTTGTTTGCTATCCATGGAGACTGCGAGGCGTACGACACCAGAACAGACCGTTGGCACATGGTGGCGTCCATGTCCACTCGGCGGGCACGGGTGGGAGTGGCAGCAATTGGGAACAGACTATACGCTGTTGGAGG CTATGACGGCACCTCTGACCTTGCAACCGTGGAGTCCTACGACCCTATCACTAACTCCTGGCAACCTGAGGTTTCCATGGGAACACGACGGAGCTGTCTAGGCGTAGCTGTCCTGCATGGCCTGCTGTACGCTGCGGGAGGTTACGATGGAGCTTCCTGTCTCAACAG TGCAGAGAGGTACGACCCTCTGACTAGCACATGGACCTCAATCGCTGCTATGAGCACTCGTAGGAGATATGTTCGAGTAGCAACTCTGG ATGGCAGCTTGTATGCGGTGGGAGGTTATGACAGCTCCTCACATCTCgcaacagtggagaaatatgaCCCCCAG AGCAACACGTGGACCCCCATCGCCAACATGTTAAGTCGACGCAGCAGTGCCGGGGTGGCCGTGCTCGACGGCATGCTCTACGTCGCAGGAGGCAATGATGGCACCAGCTGCCTGAACTCAGTGGAGCGCTTCAACCCCAAGACCAACACCTGGGAAGGAGTTGCCGCCATGAATATACGCAG GAGCACTCATGACCTGGTGGCTATGGATGGCTGGTTATACGCAGTGGGAGGTAATGATGGCAGCTCCAGTCTCAACTCCATTGAAAAGTACAACCCACGCAGCAATAAATGGGTCGCAGCCTCCTGCATGTTCACACGGCGCAGCAGCGTGGGTGTGGCTGTGCTGGAGCTCCTGAACTTCCCGCCACCTTCCTCGCCCACCCTCTCGGTTTCTTCCACCAGCCTTTGA